One genomic segment of Ancylobacter sp. IITR112 includes these proteins:
- a CDS encoding glycoside hydrolase family 108 protein: MTAAGFARAQPHVLAYEGKFSNHPSDPGGRTYEGITQRVFDAWCAASGVPKRTLSASTGKWPGWAEQRDSIYRKQYWDAVRGDDLPAGVDFAVYDAAVNSGPGRAIRWLQRALRLNRVDGIFGVATLAAVQAHSDHDALVAAICAERLAFLRALKTWKTFGKGWARRVAAVQSTGQAWASGSVGAAPEQIHGAGAKASAESAPRPPSTAGADAAIGAGGGTATVGTVIETVRQQIEPYAGASERVQQLVVALIVAGALVTLGGLGWRWYARRKAARLAEALA; the protein is encoded by the coding sequence ATGACCGCCGCCGGTTTCGCGCGGGCGCAGCCCCATGTGCTCGCCTATGAGGGCAAATTCAGCAATCACCCGTCCGATCCGGGCGGGCGTACCTATGAGGGCATCACCCAGCGCGTCTTTGACGCTTGGTGCGCTGCCAGCGGCGTGCCCAAGCGCACCCTTTCCGCCAGCACGGGCAAATGGCCGGGCTGGGCGGAGCAGCGGGATTCGATCTACCGCAAGCAGTATTGGGACGCGGTGCGCGGCGACGACCTGCCGGCGGGTGTCGACTTCGCGGTCTACGATGCCGCGGTCAATTCCGGGCCGGGCCGTGCCATCCGCTGGCTGCAACGGGCGCTGCGGCTCAATCGCGTCGACGGCATCTTTGGGGTCGCCACGCTTGCCGCCGTGCAGGCGCACTCGGACCATGACGCGCTGGTCGCCGCGATCTGCGCCGAGCGGCTGGCCTTTCTGCGGGCGCTCAAGACCTGGAAGACCTTCGGAAAAGGATGGGCGCGCCGCGTCGCCGCCGTCCAGTCGACGGGGCAGGCGTGGGCGAGCGGATCGGTGGGTGCGGCGCCGGAGCAAATCCACGGCGCGGGCGCCAAGGCGTCGGCCGAAAGCGCGCCGCGCCCGCCTTCGACGGCCGGAGCCGACGCGGCGATTGGTGCCGGCGGCGGCACCGCGACGGTCGGAACTGTGATCGAGACGGTGCGCCAGCAGATCGAGCCCTATGCGGGCGCCAGCGAGCGCGTGCAGCAGCTTGTCGTCGCGCTGATCGTGGCCGGCGCTCTGGTCACGCTCGGCGGGCTCGGCTGGCGCTGGTACGCCCGGCGCAAGGCGGCCCGGCTTGCCGAGGCGCTGGCATGA
- the rpsU gene encoding 30S ribosomal protein S21, producing MQVLVRDNNVDQALKVLKRKMQREGIFREMRARRAYEKPSERRNREAGEAVRRARKVARKQAVREGLIAAPKKKPSTRQAPARAVAPKPPSAS from the coding sequence TTGCAGGTTCTCGTACGCGATAACAATGTCGACCAGGCTTTGAAGGTTCTGAAGCGGAAGATGCAGCGCGAAGGCATATTTCGCGAGATGCGGGCGCGCCGCGCCTATGAAAAGCCCTCCGAGCGCCGCAACCGCGAGGCCGGTGAGGCCGTTCGCCGCGCCCGCAAGGTGGCGCGCAAGCAGGCGGTGCGCGAGGGGCTGATCGCCGCCCCGAAGAAGAAGCCGTCGACCCGGCAGGCCCCTGCCCGTGCGGTCGCTCCCAAGCCGCCTTCCGCGTCCTGA
- a CDS encoding ETC complex I subunit, with translation MVARIYKPTRTAMQSGNARTKLWVLDYEPEQPRLVEPLMGYTSSGDMKSQVRLRFETKEEAVAYAERHGIAYQLQEPQEPARRRMAYSDNFSFRRVGQWTH, from the coding sequence ATGGTCGCACGCATCTACAAGCCGACCCGGACCGCCATGCAGTCCGGCAACGCCCGGACCAAGCTCTGGGTGCTCGATTACGAGCCCGAGCAGCCGCGCCTGGTCGAGCCGCTGATGGGCTATACCAGTTCCGGCGACATGAAGAGCCAGGTGCGCCTGCGCTTCGAGACCAAGGAAGAAGCCGTCGCCTATGCCGAGCGGCACGGCATCGCCTATCAACTGCAGGAGCCGCAGGAGCCGGCCCGCCGCCGCATGGCCTATTCCGACAATTTCAGCTTCCGCCGCGTCGGCCAATGGACCCATTGA
- a CDS encoding nucleoside 2-deoxyribosyltransferase produces the protein MPRQLRLYLAGPEVFRADAAAEGARLQAICAAAGAQGLFPFHPEGVDIRRACLDMVDAADAVIANISPFRGTHMDPGTAFEIGYAEARGKPVFLWSADPRALVERHPPQVDGRDGDGHLVEDWGKPENLMIVPDGRPVATSPEEAIAAAVDALSFSVRNRDLQRRTRRAVIVALGLSLGAAVLGGQLANWLVGW, from the coding sequence ATGCCCCGCCAGCTTCGCCTCTATCTCGCCGGTCCCGAGGTCTTTCGCGCCGACGCCGCCGCAGAGGGCGCCCGGCTGCAGGCGATCTGCGCGGCGGCCGGGGCGCAGGGGCTGTTTCCGTTTCATCCCGAAGGCGTCGACATCCGCCGGGCCTGCCTCGACATGGTCGACGCGGCGGACGCGGTGATCGCCAACATCTCCCCATTTCGCGGCACCCATATGGACCCCGGCACCGCGTTCGAGATCGGCTATGCGGAGGCGCGCGGCAAGCCCGTCTTCCTGTGGTCGGCCGATCCGCGCGCGCTGGTCGAGCGCCATCCGCCGCAGGTGGACGGGCGGGACGGCGACGGGCATCTGGTCGAGGACTGGGGCAAGCCGGAAAATCTGATGATCGTCCCGGACGGCCGCCCGGTCGCAACCTCCCCGGAAGAGGCGATAGCGGCGGCGGTGGACGCGCTGTCCTTCAGCGTGCGCAACCGCGACCTGCAGCGGCGCACGCGCCGCGCCGTGATCGTCGCGCTCGGGCTGAGCCTTGGCGCGGCGGTGCTGGGCGGCCAGCTCGCCAATTGGCTGGTTGGGTGGTAA
- a CDS encoding aminopeptidase — MTKHAITPPELLSHEERLDRLGAVAVHVGLGLQPGQELVMTASLDALPLVRRITEHAYKAGASLVTTLFGDEEATLMRFRSGRDDSFDTASGWLYEGMAKAFASGAARLAISGENPALLAGEDPEKVARANRARSKAYMPALTHIANFDINWTIVSYAAPAWAKAMFPDDPEDIAVAKLWHAIFAASRVDASDPVAAWAAHNAELQARTARLNAQRYAALRFRGPGTDLTVGLADEHEWAGGASQAKNGIICNANIPTEEVFTTPHRDRVEGYVASTKPLSYQGTLIQDIAVRFEGGRIVEARARTGADVLNKVLDTDEGARRLGEVALVPHSSPISKSGLLFYNTLYDENAASHIALGQSYSKCFVNGASLTPEELAARGANASLIHIDWMIGSGEVDVDGVTAAGTAELVMRAGEWV, encoded by the coding sequence ATGACCAAGCACGCCATCACCCCTCCCGAACTCCTGTCGCACGAGGAGCGTCTCGACCGGCTCGGCGCTGTCGCCGTGCATGTGGGGCTCGGCCTCCAGCCGGGCCAGGAACTGGTGATGACAGCCTCGCTCGACGCGCTGCCGCTGGTGCGCCGAATCACCGAACACGCCTACAAGGCCGGCGCCAGCCTCGTCACCACCTTGTTCGGCGATGAGGAAGCGACCCTGATGCGCTTTCGCAGCGGGCGCGATGACAGCTTCGACACCGCTTCCGGCTGGCTCTATGAGGGCATGGCCAAGGCCTTCGCATCCGGTGCGGCCCGGCTCGCCATTTCCGGCGAGAACCCGGCGCTGCTGGCGGGAGAGGACCCGGAAAAGGTCGCGCGGGCCAACCGGGCGCGTTCCAAGGCCTATATGCCGGCGCTGACCCACATCGCCAATTTCGACATCAACTGGACCATCGTTTCCTATGCCGCGCCCGCCTGGGCCAAGGCGATGTTCCCTGACGATCCCGAGGACATCGCCGTCGCCAAGCTGTGGCACGCGATCTTCGCCGCCTCGCGCGTCGATGCGTCCGATCCGGTCGCGGCATGGGCGGCGCATAATGCCGAGCTTCAGGCACGCACGGCCCGGCTGAACGCGCAGCGTTACGCCGCGCTGCGCTTCCGGGGGCCGGGCACCGACCTCACCGTCGGCCTCGCCGACGAGCATGAATGGGCCGGCGGCGCCTCGCAGGCGAAGAACGGCATCATCTGCAATGCCAATATCCCGACCGAAGAGGTCTTCACCACCCCGCACAGGGACCGGGTGGAGGGCTATGTCGCCAGCACCAAGCCGCTGTCCTATCAGGGCACGCTGATTCAGGACATCGCGGTGCGCTTCGAGGGCGGGCGGATCGTCGAGGCGCGGGCGCGCACCGGCGCCGATGTGCTGAACAAGGTGCTGGACACCGATGAGGGCGCCCGCCGGCTCGGCGAGGTGGCGCTGGTGCCGCATTCCTCGCCGATCTCCAAGAGCGGCCTTCTGTTCTACAACACGCTGTACGACGAGAACGCCGCCAGCCATATTGCGCTCGGCCAGTCCTATTCCAAGTGCTTCGTCAACGGCGCCTCGCTGACGCCGGAAGAACTGGCGGCGCGCGGCGCCAATGCGAGCCTGATCCATATCGACTGGATGATCGGATCGGGCGAGGTGGATGTCGACGGCGTCACCGCCGCCGGAACGGCCGAGCTGGTGATGCGCGCGGGTGAGTGGGTGTGA
- a CDS encoding flagellar motor protein MotB, with amino-acid sequence MMCRWRAWWKGLPALAVLVAITVMFARAPVEQDLTARAESLLTVIGESWAHARFEGRNALLEGEALSEEARIKVRYELARLSGVRTVEDRTTLLPERRPFTFTAIRDGSKLHLEGYVPSAYARRRIAEAAAAMAPGVVVTGEKELVRARGVPAGDFIGVVAFGIEQLAKMPAGRITISDNAFSIEGRAPDFASYDALEVTVRSELPKDFELARFAVLPPIVSPFIWSAARERDGDVTLSGYIPLGDARRALLDLVRGALPGAAISDRLRLADGAPPTEGWLKAAAFALSQLARLPNGTVMLSGTTIAIEGTAPDFAAYDAVAAARRNLPEGYTLTRFAVEPPRVDPFIWGVQRTANGLRLTGFAPSEEAKRLVLDAVRGDFPGVPVSDEMRIAMGGPAGEVWVAATSFGIDQLARLRQGSVRGNGTTLAISGEALDAAAFLTVRAALEESPPRGFTLRSDVRPPVVSPYVFSLRKDGDGLTLSGFFPSPSEHERLVEAAKIQFLGDRLNDVSAIAQGAPQGFTAAVMTAMRQLSRLDNGEARFDDTQLKVTGTVLYPEAVASVRANLAAGLPSNFTLDVALDVAPPAAPLDAAACQSVINHLLEKGSISFSAEAGIDPSSLGLLDRLAAAAASCPDALIEISIRQPDTDMMTAAARAQSLVQYLAAAGIAPDRLITGEQRPLAVQTPGEASLPAAAGVQLIVR; translated from the coding sequence ATGATGTGTCGTTGGCGCGCCTGGTGGAAAGGGCTGCCCGCCCTCGCCGTTCTGGTGGCGATCACGGTCATGTTCGCACGGGCACCGGTGGAACAGGACCTGACCGCGCGGGCGGAATCGCTGCTCACGGTCATCGGCGAATCCTGGGCGCATGCGCGGTTCGAGGGCCGCAATGCCCTGCTCGAAGGCGAGGCGCTGTCGGAAGAGGCGCGCATCAAGGTGCGCTATGAACTGGCGCGCCTGTCGGGCGTGCGCACCGTCGAGGACCGCACCACGCTGCTGCCGGAGCGGCGCCCCTTCACCTTCACCGCCATTCGCGATGGCAGCAAGCTGCACCTGGAAGGCTATGTCCCCTCCGCTTATGCACGCCGACGCATCGCCGAGGCGGCTGCGGCGATGGCGCCAGGCGTCGTGGTGACGGGCGAGAAGGAACTGGTGCGCGCGCGCGGCGTGCCGGCCGGCGATTTCATCGGCGTCGTCGCCTTCGGCATCGAGCAGCTCGCCAAGATGCCGGCGGGCCGTATCACCATTTCCGACAATGCGTTCTCCATCGAGGGCAGGGCGCCCGATTTCGCCAGCTATGACGCGCTGGAAGTGACGGTGCGCAGCGAACTGCCCAAGGATTTCGAACTGGCGCGCTTCGCCGTGCTGCCGCCGATCGTCTCCCCCTTCATCTGGTCGGCGGCACGCGAACGCGACGGCGACGTGACCCTGTCGGGCTATATTCCGCTCGGCGATGCCAGGCGGGCCCTGCTCGATCTCGTGCGCGGGGCATTGCCGGGAGCGGCGATCTCCGACCGGCTGCGCCTCGCCGATGGCGCCCCGCCGACCGAAGGCTGGCTCAAGGCGGCCGCCTTCGCCCTCAGTCAGTTGGCGCGCCTGCCCAATGGCACGGTGATGCTGTCCGGCACCACCATCGCCATTGAAGGAACGGCGCCGGACTTCGCCGCTTATGATGCGGTGGCCGCGGCCCGGCGCAACCTTCCCGAGGGCTACACGCTCACGCGCTTCGCCGTCGAGCCGCCGCGCGTCGACCCCTTCATCTGGGGCGTGCAGCGCACCGCCAACGGGCTGCGGCTGACTGGCTTTGCACCGTCGGAAGAGGCCAAGCGGCTGGTGCTCGACGCGGTGCGCGGCGATTTTCCCGGTGTCCCGGTGAGCGACGAGATGCGTATCGCCATGGGCGGCCCCGCCGGGGAAGTCTGGGTGGCGGCGACCAGTTTCGGCATCGACCAGCTTGCGCGGCTGCGCCAGGGCTCGGTGCGGGGCAATGGCACGACGCTGGCCATCTCCGGAGAGGCGCTCGACGCGGCGGCATTCCTGACGGTCCGTGCGGCGCTGGAAGAATCGCCGCCGCGCGGCTTCACCCTGCGCAGCGATGTCCGCCCGCCGGTCGTCTCACCCTATGTGTTCAGCCTGCGCAAGGATGGCGACGGGTTGACGCTGTCGGGCTTCTTCCCGTCGCCCTCGGAGCATGAGCGGCTGGTCGAGGCCGCCAAGATCCAGTTTCTCGGCGACCGGCTCAATGACGTATCGGCAATCGCCCAGGGCGCGCCGCAGGGCTTCACCGCGGCAGTGATGACAGCAATGCGGCAGCTCTCGCGGCTGGACAACGGCGAGGCACGCTTCGACGACACCCAGCTCAAGGTGACGGGAACCGTGCTTTACCCCGAGGCGGTGGCTTCCGTCCGGGCCAATCTGGCCGCCGGCCTGCCGTCCAACTTCACGCTCGACGTGGCGCTCGATGTCGCGCCGCCGGCGGCGCCGCTCGATGCCGCGGCCTGCCAGAGCGTGATCAACCATCTGCTTGAGAAGGGCAGCATCAGCTTTTCCGCCGAAGCGGGTATAGACCCTTCCAGCCTGGGATTGCTCGACCGTCTCGCGGCGGCGGCGGCGAGTTGCCCGGACGCGCTGATCGAGATCTCCATCCGCCAGCCCGACACGGACATGATGACGGCCGCGGCACGAGCGCAGTCTCTGGTGCAGTATCTCGCTGCGGCCGGCATCGCCCCCGACCGGCTGATCACCGGGGAGCAACGCCCGCTCGCCGTTCAGACGCCGGGGGAGGCGAGCCTGCCCGCCGCCGCCGGCGTTCAGTTGATCGTGAGGTGA
- a CDS encoding transglycosylase SLT domain-containing protein, producing MSECANICPPRPRLRAGLRRGSRGVLTLAAALLLGSAALVPTAQAATPTPPTKPASAKDKPTKTTAAKTTAKKSAPTPSAKPTVQVSPKVTAASAAGGMALAAGSSLAGASGDLKTATDLIDKGQSAQALAIADQMRDPGAQALVRWLALRVTARDVGYDRAVAILQAHPTLPTPIVLRRRLEYLLYVENKDPQTILSFFAEQAPYSGEGKIALARALFAAGDQKAGAAWLRNAWQEDALASDTESTVMVEFGGLLTRTDHKYRADKLLYAEDAERGLRAAQRAGDDVAALARARIALFTGKGDVAKLLAAVPGALRSDPAYLYALAKMQRRNGDHAAAARTLASAPKDPGLLVDPDEWWVERRLVARGLLDKGDARTAYKVVQDAAVPEDEHKRAEAHFTAGWLALRFLNDPRAALVHFARVPENQTHPATVSRGYYWQGRAYEALGSTANARSQYATAAQYGTAYYGQLAAARLGNSKVKVQSAPAANAAQRNAFNRDEGVMIFKLLEKLDKSSLSIALGYDLAERLPDAAQLGLLAELAKQQGDARAVTMIGKVALNRGIPLEAEAYPTFGIPDYRPITEDVDRSLVFAIARQESMFNPSARSSAGATGLMQVMPATGATIARRTGTKLDPKRLAVPAVNVQFGAAELRSLLDNYQNNYVLTFAAYNAGRGNVAKWIAAYGDPRDPSVDPIDWVERIPFSETRNYVQRVMENAQVYKSRFGSRGSLQIEADLRGSRL from the coding sequence ATGAGCGAGTGCGCGAACATTTGTCCGCCTCGGCCGCGTTTGCGGGCCGGCCTGCGCCGCGGCTCGCGCGGCGTGCTGACGCTCGCCGCCGCGCTGCTCCTCGGCTCCGCCGCGCTCGTCCCCACGGCACAGGCTGCGACGCCGACCCCGCCCACCAAGCCTGCCAGTGCGAAAGACAAGCCGACAAAGACGACGGCGGCCAAGACGACGGCGAAGAAGAGCGCGCCGACCCCTTCCGCCAAGCCGACCGTGCAGGTATCGCCGAAAGTGACGGCGGCTTCGGCCGCAGGCGGCATGGCGCTTGCGGCCGGTTCCTCGCTCGCCGGCGCCAGCGGCGATCTCAAGACCGCGACCGATCTCATCGACAAGGGGCAAAGCGCACAGGCGCTCGCCATCGCCGATCAGATGCGCGATCCCGGCGCGCAGGCGCTGGTGCGCTGGCTGGCGCTGCGCGTGACCGCGCGCGATGTCGGCTATGACCGTGCCGTCGCCATTCTGCAGGCACACCCCACCCTGCCGACGCCGATCGTGCTGCGCCGCCGGCTCGAATATCTGCTCTATGTCGAGAACAAGGATCCGCAGACCATCCTCAGCTTCTTCGCCGAGCAGGCGCCCTATTCCGGCGAAGGCAAGATCGCCCTTGCCCGGGCGCTGTTCGCCGCTGGCGATCAGAAGGCGGGCGCGGCGTGGCTGCGCAATGCCTGGCAGGAGGACGCGCTCGCCTCCGACACCGAATCGACCGTCATGGTGGAGTTCGGCGGGCTGCTGACCCGCACCGACCACAAATACCGTGCCGACAAGCTGCTCTATGCCGAAGATGCCGAGCGCGGCCTACGCGCCGCCCAGCGTGCCGGCGACGATGTGGCGGCGCTGGCGCGGGCGCGCATCGCGCTCTTCACCGGCAAGGGCGACGTGGCAAAGCTACTGGCGGCGGTGCCCGGCGCGCTGCGCTCCGATCCCGCCTATCTCTACGCGCTCGCCAAGATGCAGCGGCGCAATGGCGACCACGCCGCCGCCGCCCGCACCCTCGCCAGCGCGCCGAAGGACCCAGGCCTTCTCGTCGATCCCGATGAGTGGTGGGTGGAGCGCCGGCTGGTGGCGCGCGGCCTGCTCGACAAGGGCGACGCCCGCACCGCCTACAAGGTGGTGCAGGACGCAGCCGTGCCGGAAGACGAGCACAAGCGGGCCGAGGCGCATTTCACCGCCGGCTGGCTGGCGCTGCGCTTCCTCAACGATCCGCGCGCCGCCCTTGTGCATTTCGCCAGGGTGCCGGAGAACCAGACCCATCCGGCCACGGTGTCGCGCGGCTATTACTGGCAGGGCCGCGCCTATGAAGCGCTCGGCTCCACCGCCAATGCGCGCTCGCAATATGCGACCGCGGCGCAATATGGCACCGCCTATTACGGCCAGCTTGCCGCGGCTCGGCTGGGCAACAGCAAGGTGAAGGTACAGTCGGCCCCGGCCGCCAACGCCGCCCAGCGCAACGCCTTCAACCGCGACGAAGGGGTGATGATCTTCAAGCTGCTGGAGAAGCTCGACAAGTCGAGCCTCTCCATCGCCCTCGGCTATGACCTCGCCGAACGCCTGCCGGATGCGGCGCAGCTCGGGCTGCTGGCCGAACTCGCCAAGCAGCAGGGCGACGCCCGCGCGGTGACGATGATCGGCAAGGTGGCACTCAACCGGGGCATACCGCTTGAGGCCGAGGCCTACCCCACCTTCGGCATCCCGGACTATCGGCCCATTACCGAGGATGTGGACCGCTCGCTGGTCTTCGCCATCGCGCGGCAGGAGAGCATGTTCAACCCGTCGGCCCGCTCCAGCGCCGGAGCGACCGGACTGATGCAGGTGATGCCCGCCACCGGAGCGACCATCGCCCGGCGCACCGGCACCAAGCTTGACCCCAAGCGCCTGGCCGTGCCGGCGGTTAATGTGCAGTTTGGCGCCGCCGAGCTTCGCAGTCTGCTGGACAATTACCAGAACAACTACGTGCTGACCTTCGCCGCCTATAATGCCGGGCGCGGCAATGTCGCCAAATGGATCGCCGCCTATGGCGACCCGCGCGACCCCTCGGTCGATCCCATCGACTGGGTCGAGCGCATCCCCTTCTCCGAAACCCGTAATTATGTGCAGCGTGTGATGGAGAATGCGCAGGTCTACAAGTCGCGCTTCGGCTCGCGCGGCTCGCTACAGATCGAGGCGGATCTGCGCGGCTCGCGGCTCTGA
- the dapA gene encoding 4-hydroxy-tetrahydrodipicolinate synthase, with protein MSHPLPFRGSFTALVTPFRDGAVDEKAFRDLVDWQIEEGIHGLVPVGTTGESPTVSHDEHKAVVEWTVAQAAGRVPVIAGAGSNNTIEAIDLARHAEKAGADAVLVVTPYYNKPGQEGLYQHYKAINDAIGIPIYIYNIPGRSVVDMSVETMARLFELTNIVGVKDATANLARVSQQRQAMGPGFNQLSGEDATALAFMAHGGEGCISVASNVAPKLCAQLIDACLAGDYAKALELQDRLFPLFQALFVETNPSPTKYALSVLGKIVDEARLPMVPVTEKTKETVRAAMRHAGILN; from the coding sequence ATGTCTCACCCGCTGCCCTTCCGTGGATCCTTTACGGCGCTTGTGACGCCGTTCCGCGACGGCGCGGTGGACGAGAAAGCCTTTCGCGATCTCGTCGACTGGCAGATCGAGGAGGGCATTCACGGCCTCGTGCCGGTCGGCACCACCGGCGAGAGCCCGACGGTCTCGCATGACGAGCACAAGGCCGTGGTGGAATGGACCGTCGCCCAGGCGGCGGGTCGCGTGCCGGTGATCGCCGGCGCCGGTTCCAACAACACCATCGAGGCCATCGACCTTGCCCGTCACGCCGAAAAGGCGGGGGCGGATGCGGTGCTCGTGGTCACGCCCTATTACAACAAGCCCGGACAGGAAGGCCTGTACCAGCACTACAAGGCCATCAACGACGCCATCGGCATTCCGATCTACATCTACAACATTCCCGGCCGCTCGGTGGTCGACATGTCCGTGGAGACGATGGCGCGGCTGTTCGAGCTCACGAACATTGTCGGCGTGAAGGATGCGACGGCCAATCTCGCCCGGGTCAGCCAGCAGCGCCAGGCGATGGGGCCGGGCTTCAACCAGCTCTCCGGCGAGGATGCCACCGCGCTCGCTTTCATGGCGCATGGCGGCGAAGGCTGCATCTCGGTGGCGTCCAACGTCGCCCCCAAGCTGTGCGCGCAACTGATCGACGCCTGCCTCGCCGGTGACTACGCCAAGGCGCTGGAATTGCAGGACCGGCTGTTCCCACTGTTCCAGGCACTGTTCGTTGAAACCAATCCGAGCCCCACCAAATATGCACTGAGCGTGCTCGGCAAGATCGTCGACGAGGCGCGCCTGCCGATGGTGCCCGTCACCGAAAAGACCAAGGAGACCGTCCGCGCGGCCATGCGCCACGCCGGAATCCTCAACTGA
- the smpB gene encoding SsrA-binding protein SmpB, with protein MTEKKTQPRKVVADNRRARFDYEIGEVFEAGIALSGTEVKSLRGGRATVAESYVSAKTGEAIIYNTFIPEYLQANRFNHEPRRPRKLLLHKRQIAKIWQAVEREGMTVVPLRIYFNEQGRAKVEIAIARGRKAHDKREALKEKDWARDKQRLMRDRG; from the coding sequence ATGACTGAGAAGAAAACACAACCACGCAAGGTCGTTGCCGACAACCGGCGGGCGCGTTTCGACTATGAGATCGGCGAGGTGTTCGAAGCGGGCATCGCGCTGTCAGGCACCGAGGTGAAAAGCCTGCGCGGCGGTCGCGCCACGGTGGCGGAGAGCTATGTCTCCGCCAAGACCGGGGAAGCGATCATCTACAACACCTTCATCCCGGAATATCTGCAGGCCAACCGCTTCAACCACGAGCCGCGCCGGCCGCGCAAATTGCTGCTGCACAAGCGCCAGATCGCCAAGATCTGGCAGGCGGTGGAGCGCGAGGGCATGACCGTGGTGCCGCTGCGCATCTATTTCAACGAGCAGGGGCGGGCCAAGGTCGAGATCGCGATCGCCCGCGGCCGGAAGGCGCATGACAAGCGCGAGGCGCTGAAGGAAAAGGACTGGGCGCGCGACAAGCAGCGCCTGATGCGCGACCGCGGCTGA
- the efp gene encoding elongation factor P → MVKVIASTLRKGNVVDIDGKLYVVLTADNIHPGKGTPVTQLDMRRISDGVKISERYRTTEQVERAHVEDRPFTFLYSDGEGYHFMNPENYDQVAVHPDVVGDQAAYLQESMQVMLKMHEGVGIAIELPQRVVLEVTETEPVVKGQTASSSYKPAILSNGVRSAVPPHVGVGTRIVVMTADGSYVERAKD, encoded by the coding sequence ATGGTCAAGGTCATCGCCAGCACGCTGCGCAAGGGCAACGTGGTCGACATCGACGGCAAGCTCTATGTCGTGCTTACCGCCGACAACATCCACCCCGGCAAGGGCACCCCGGTGACCCAGCTCGACATGCGCCGCATCTCCGATGGCGTGAAGATCTCCGAGCGCTACCGCACCACCGAGCAGGTCGAGCGCGCCCATGTTGAAGACCGCCCCTTCACCTTCCTCTATTCGGATGGCGAGGGCTATCACTTCATGAACCCGGAGAATTACGACCAGGTCGCGGTGCATCCCGACGTGGTCGGCGACCAGGCCGCCTATCTGCAGGAAAGCATGCAGGTCATGCTGAAGATGCATGAGGGCGTCGGTATTGCCATCGAACTGCCGCAGCGCGTCGTGCTCGAAGTCACCGAGACCGAGCCGGTGGTGAAGGGTCAGACCGCTTCCTCCTCCTACAAGCCGGCGATCCTGTCGAACGGCGTGCGTTCGGCGGTTCCCCCGCATGTCGGTGTCGGCACCCGCATCGTGGTGATGACGGCAGACGGCTCCTATGTCGAGCGCGCCAAGGACTGA
- the epmA gene encoding EF-P lysine aminoacylase EpmA — MSVAASPWWSPARHADRRPFLLARQHLLAALRGFFSERDFIEVETPILQVSPGNETHLKAFATTLERPDGARTPRYLHTSPEFTAKKLLAAGEPRLFTLARVFRNGERTALHHPEFTMLEWYRAEETYEALMQDCAALLGLAARTVGADTFHFGGGSCDVTLAPERLTVAEAFTRFAGIDLMATVGVAENDRDALWQAARAAGIRVAGDDSWADVFTRVMVEKIEPRLGLGRPTLLCEYPLSEAALARPKPSDARVAERFELYVCAVELANAFGELTDSAEQRRRFVQWMDEKERLYGERYPIDEDFLAALGQMPEASGIALGFDRLVMLAAGARHIEDVLWAPVAP; from the coding sequence ATGTCTGTTGCCGCCTCACCCTGGTGGTCGCCCGCGCGCCACGCCGACCGGCGCCCCTTCCTGCTCGCGCGCCAGCATCTGTTGGCCGCGCTGCGCGGCTTCTTCTCGGAACGCGACTTCATCGAGGTGGAGACGCCGATCCTGCAGGTGTCGCCCGGCAATGAGACGCATCTGAAAGCCTTCGCCACCACGCTGGAGCGGCCCGATGGCGCGCGCACGCCGCGCTATCTCCACACCTCACCCGAATTCACCGCCAAGAAGCTACTGGCCGCCGGCGAGCCGCGGCTGTTCACCCTTGCCCGCGTCTTCCGCAATGGCGAGCGCACGGCGCTGCACCATCCGGAATTCACCATGCTGGAATGGTACCGGGCGGAAGAGACCTATGAGGCGCTGATGCAGGATTGCGCGGCGCTGCTCGGGCTGGCGGCGCGCACGGTCGGTGCCGACACGTTCCATTTCGGCGGCGGTTCCTGCGATGTCACGCTGGCGCCCGAACGGTTGACCGTAGCGGAGGCCTTTACCCGCTTCGCCGGGATCGACCTGATGGCGACGGTGGGGGTGGCGGAGAACGACCGCGACGCGCTCTGGCAGGCGGCGCGGGCGGCGGGCATTCGGGTCGCCGGGGATGACAGTTGGGCGGATGTGTTCACGCGGGTGATGGTGGAGAAGATCGAGCCCCGGCTCGGCCTCGGCCGGCCGACCCTATTGTGCGAGTACCCGCTCTCCGAGGCCGCTCTGGCCCGCCCGAAACCCTCGGATGCCCGCGTGGCGGAACGTTTCGAGCTCTATGTCTGCGCGGTCGAACTCGCCAATGCCTTCGGCGAACTTACCGATTCCGCCGAGCAGCGCCGGCGCTTCGTCCAATGGATGGACGAAAAGGAACGGCTCTATGGCGAGCGCTATCCCATTGACGAGGATTTCCTGGCCGCGCTCGGCCAGATGCCGGAAGCCTCTGGCATCGCGCTGGGCTTCGACCGTCTGGTGATGCTGGCCGCAGGCGCGCGCCACATTGAGGATGTGCTGTGGGCGCCCGTCGCGCCCTGA